A single window of Melospiza georgiana isolate bMelGeo1 chromosome 6, bMelGeo1.pri, whole genome shotgun sequence DNA harbors:
- the C6H11orf91 gene encoding uncharacterized protein C11orf91 homolog, whose translation MTVQRPSWPPLYFPHFHGTEPVPRPAGGAWAPLAALCWPWQPLPAAAGPPRYAALPAPVVPEPPRLCCPPAAPRAGEAARRPPELAQLQLQEEMCELGIRLKELELAALIGDGFDARQYKILKALEEKKIQSMKAMQNMK comes from the exons ATGACCGTGCAGCGCCCGTCGTGGCCGCCGCTGTACTTCCCGCACTTCCACGGCACGGAGCCGGTGCCGCGGCCGGCGGGCGGCGCCTGGGCCCCGCTGGCCGCCCTGTGCTGGCCGTGGCAGCCGCTGCCGGCCGCGGCCGGGCCGCCCCGCTACGCCGCGCTGCCCGCGCCCGTGGTGCCGGAGCCGCCGCGCCTCTGCTGCCCGCCCGCAGCGCCGCGGGCCGGGGAGGCGGCGCGGCGGCCCCCGGAGCTGgcgcagctgcagctgcaggaggagatgtGCGAGCTGGGCATCCGCctcaaggagctggagctggcgGCGCTCATCGGCGACGGCTTCGATGCCAGGCAGT ATAAAATCCTGAAGGCactggaagaaaagaagataCAAAGCATGAAAGCAATGCAGAACATGAAGTAA